Within Hydra vulgaris chromosome 02, alternate assembly HydraT2T_AEP, the genomic segment TATCATGACTCATTAATTCTAATGTAGCCAGCTCTGGCTGCTGTAAAATTtcactttcttttttgttattgcgTTCAAAGTGAAATTCATGAGGTATGGATAACctgatgttattattattatcactcAAAGATGTCCTTAGACATTCATTTTCTAACAAATGCAGATTAAATGGAACAATTCCAGTTGCTCTCAAACTTGAAGTAGCTGTTTCCATATTAGCAGcttttaaatatgtttcattaaaaatttccCCAAGATTTTCTGATTGTATTTGTCTTCCTGAATGGTTTTGCATCCATCTCATACatgcttaattaaaaaagactttCATAGGCTTAAAAAATCCACGGTCCAATGGTTGAAGTTATGAGTTGTTGTGTGGCAATAGCGATAGCAAAAACAATCTATTGTCACAAGCATAGTCTATAAGTTTTAAGCTTTTGGTATGAGAACGATGACggtcaaatataaattaaactttgttAATCAAGGTGCATCGTAcatgttttacaaaatgttgtatacattcaagaaataaatcagTATTAACCCAGCCATTTTCTGAGCATCCTTGAATAGTTCCAACAGAAACATTATCTGTGagtaataatttctttttttcgcGCCTAAATATCATCATGGGTGGTACATAATTACTAACAGAATTACATGCACATAAAATAGTTGTTGTGACTCCTTTTTTCTCACTTGTTACTGACGAAACACACCGTTTTCCTGTGGATAATGTGGCTCAAAGTGATACTTATCTAACAAATTCTCTAAATTactaaaatagattttaatattatcttcgTTCAAACCAAACACTCTGTTTATAGAAATTGCTTCTGGTTTTCTTAGTGATAAATCAGGATGGCATTTTAAAAAGTCTTGCACAAAGTCTTCTTCTGCTAATTTACTTTCTATATTAAAAGGATTTggaattaaattgtttttgcagAACTCAAATACTATCAATCTAATATCCATCATTGAGAGACCATAAAATGAATAGTCCATATctataatatacttatttagATCTTGTTCTTGGTTATCAGAAAGCACTTTTCGAAATCTTCCAAGTAAATTAGTATGTAAACTACGTTCAAGTGAAGCCTTTTTAACACGATGTAGTAAATCTTTTGGCACACTAAAGTTTTTACAAGCTTTTCTTAAAGACATCTGCTTTAACGTCACTGATGTAATAGCATTTTTCATGTTATCTTTGTTCCAGTTAGCTTGATTAGTTTTTCTCTTGTAGTTTctcgtttaaaaattttgggtCACTAAATGACAACAAAGTAatgttatatacatttaaagtttctaataaaattatgttttacttttatgtataattctTTCATAAAATGATGATATCGTTTTCTGCTGAATTTACCaggaaaagttttatttttatattgcacTCCTTCACAAGGTCTTCAATTAACGACAACCGGCGACGAACAAGTAGTTCTCCAAGACCGTGTACTCGAACGGGTTTGTCACCAATAATTGAGGAGCTCAACCAACCGACAACATTAGCCGAATCATTTTGTTGCTAGATTAATTCCTTTTATCTCGGCTTCTAACTCTGCAACTCTTCTAACTCTGCTACCGTTCTGCCGTTCTACCTACGGTTCTACCTGCCAACATCTTCTAACTCTGCTACCGTTGCAGCGAGGATGGACATATCAGTCGAAATTGTAGCGAAGAAATTGACAAGAAGAGGTGCTTTGTATGTGGAATGGACAATCACCTGGCCCTGCATTGCTATGAAAAGTGTACAAACTCAAAAAACGTGGAAGGGAAGCCACCCattttttttgagataatcGACTTAAAGAAAGCGTACCTGCAAATTCGTGCCGACGAAGCATTATGGAAATATCAAGTTGTGGAATATGAGGGGCAGCGTTACTGTCTAACAAGTTTCGGTTTTGGTTTAAATGTGGCGCCCAGAATAATGactaaaatcttaaaaaaggtattatacTTAGATAAATTTGTCGAGTCTGGGACGGATTCATTTATTGATGATATCATTGTCAATAATAACATAGTGTCAAGTTGCAGAGTTCAAGaactcttgaaaaaatattgcttgGATTCTAAGTTGCCAGAAAAACTTGTCGGTGGTCGTGTGCTTGGATTGCGAGTGTACAAACAATGCAACCAAGTCCGTTGGAAACGTGACAACATACCCAAAGTTCCGGAAGAAAAAATGACACGTCGGCAAATCTTTTCTTGATGCGGATAGCTGACCGGACATTTTCCAATAGCAAATTGGATGCGCCCTTCGTGCAGCTATCTAAAAAGAGTTTTGAGTAGTTGTGGATGGGACTCTTTGGTGAACGAACGAGTTGTTAAATTAGTAAGCAGTTTGAATGAAAGACTTACAAAGGAAGATCCCGTTTATGGGTCATGGAACGTCAAAAACATTTCTGAAGCAACAGTGTGGTGCGATGCAAGCAGTTTAGCTGTTGGCATAGTTTTGGAAGTGGCTGGGGAAATAGTAGAAGACTGTTCGTAGCTGAGGAAACAAGATGATACGGCTCACATTAATCTTGCAGAGTTAGAAGCCGTGATAAAAGGAATTAATCTAGCAACAAAATGGGGGTTTGAATGTATTAACATATAGTGTGATTACTGTTGTCGGTTGGTTGAGCTCCTTAATTATTGGTGACAAACCCGTTCGAGTACACGGTCTTGGAGAACCACTTGTTCGTCGCCGGTTGTCGTTAATTGAAGACCTTGTGAAGGAgtgcaatataaaaataaaacttttcctGGTAAAGTCAGCAGAAAACAAAGCCGATGCTCTTACGAGGATACCACAGAACTGGCTGCATTCAAACCATTCTGCAATGACAGCAAACATTGTACCGCCTGATGTGAAGTCGTTtcataatcttcatcactttgGAGTCAATCGAACACTTTATTTGATGAAACAGACATATCCGAAGGAGAAAGTTTGCAGAAAAGATGTTGAATCAGTCGTGAAAAGTTGTGAAAGATGTTTATCGGTGAATCCTGCGCCGATTAGATGGGAAGAAGGAAATCTTAAAGTTGGAAAGAGCTGACATCGTTTGGCTATTGACATAACCCACTACAAATCAGAGATTTATTTGTCTATTATTGACTGTGGAAAAAGGAGCAAGTTTGCAATTTGGAGAAGGCTACAGAACGAGAAAGTTGTTACACACACTGTTACAGAACAGTGTGCTTCCGTTTAGAAGAAATATTCCGAGAAAGAGGACCTCCGTGGCAGGTTCTACTTGACAACGGCAAGACTTTTCGCTCAAAACTCGTTGGTGAATTATGCGCAGATTGGGGAGTGTCCATCTTGTTTCGTTGCGCTTACAGGCCATCTGGAAATGGAATTGTTGAACGTCACCATCGCACAATCAAGCGCATGACAGCCAGAAGTGGCAAAGACCcgttaaaaatgatatattggTATAACATAGCTCCCAGAAAAAATGGCGAGAAAACATCGCTCCCCTACAAAGCTATATTTTCCTACGAGTGGAAACCACACACAATTTCTGCCAAAACTAAAGCGGAAGTTCTCCACAACTATACACAAGGACAAGAAGTATTTGTAAAACCACCTGACTCAAAATGCACGAGCGAATGGAACAGAGGAAGAGTCTCAGATGAAGGACGAGGAGTTTCGATAGAAATCAATGGATTGCCAAGACACATGTTGGACGTCCGTCCTGCTCCCATTGTAGCTGACTTGTCTATCAGAGAATCGGAAGAACCCATCGCGGATAACCTAAATCTCCGAAGATCGACGCGAGTGCGGAGGTTTCCAAATAAGTATGCGGACTTTGTGATCTAGAGATCAAGGGGTGTTGTAATTAGTGTAAATaactgtattatatataaactattgtTGTGTTGCGACAGAAGGAACGTTGTGGTTGTGTCATTTATTACATTGTATATAACGTTTACAATGTTTATTATACCCTCGGGGGTAtttgaaaatgtatatatattgagtaaagATATTTACAAAGTGTGTgagaaaaacaaatatagaatTAATATTACAGTTTATAAACTTGCTGTCCCAAACGTTTACTTTGACGATCTTTTTCAGGAACTAGCGTTGTCGCACTTTCCCTATAAATGTGAAGTCATGTAGTTCTTAAATatctttgaaacaaaataatctgACATAAAAAGAAGTAgctgaaaaataacaaaagaaagaTTACAAACTCAATATAATGTTTCTTCTGTGGTAAAAAATTGCCGCGTACGTGGATTTTTTccagataagaaaaaaaaaattaatttttcaattacagggttattcaaaattatattcacttgtattcaaaattataatcacttgtattcaaaattataatcacatctattcaaaattataatcacatctattcaaaattataatcacttgtattcaaaattataataacatgTATTCAATATTATAATCGACTtaaaattcatgaaaatttattacCTTCCGTGATGGCAAGAAAAGCAAGAAAGCAAGTAACGAAAGAAATTTATAATATGGTTATAAATATGCaagaaagcaaaaaatatacTATCAAACAGATTTCAAATACCGTAAATCTCTGCACCAGGGCAGttggaaaaataattaaaaaatatgaagatggaGTTGCGTTTGTATCATCTGgtgaaaaacttaaagaaacttgtcttaaaaaaagaagagtttTTGATCCAACACTGTGGACCAGAGATGAGTTTAGGTTTGATGGAGTGTCACCTGGGATTTTTTCACTGATAAGTTATTGTTACCATTAtagtaaaaagatttaatcatagttaaaattagtttcaCTTGCTAAGACAATAAAATTGTCAAatcaattttcaaataaaatgtgAAAATGAGTAAGTAAAGTTAAACTGAGTACCGAGTTTTACGTAGAAGACCTCTTTATAACGTATAaccatttaaactaaaatttaaactagCTTTAAAATGTTACTGTTGCGTATTTAGTATACTAGACTACAAATTTGACTTTTTCAATAAGCTAAAAAATCAAAGAGCGCTTCTCCTTTAATGAAAATTGTCTGGATGTTACTCTTAGCAATAAGtaataatacttattaaataaaagtactaAATATATTATGTCTGGAAACAGTTTCTTACGTAATTCGGTTTGTGCAGTGTGTTGGGTTGAAAAAAGTGCAAGATGTAAGTCGCTATCTGAAGTCACTAACCGAATACAAGATATTATCAAACTCTACATATATGATGGTTATGAATGATATATAATGAATACATATATGatggttattaaaaatattatgagtTTTCCTAATGTCATATGTGGTAGTTGTAAACGAAATTTATACCTTCTTAAGAGCGGCCATACTTCTAGGGGATCATGGGGACTTCAAGTTGctaaggtatttttttatactaatactaattatattataatacatataatttatatgtatactatttcaattttatgtaaataagttatatttgtgtgtgtggaTGTACTATATTGGTGGTCATTTATTCCTGTTTATGCAATTGttagcaaaaaatttcaacaatctatatatatttagacattttaatatataagataACTAAAGCAAATTATTACAAACAAATCTCtttgtataatttattgttaagttGTAGtagaattttgttaatttatagtCTGAAATGCTTTAGATTGATTGGGCCAACAGAAGGCGATCTTCTGATCCATGTTTGGGTGTCACTATTCCAACATTTAGTGAACCGAAAGTAGCTGAAAACGTATGCATTATTTGTTTTCTTGTTACTGGACGAGGCATTTCTCATCAGTGTACCCAAGCTGCTGCTGTAGACAACTTAATTGGTCACTGTTTACAATTAGGAGAATATGCAGAACAAATAGCCAgtgctttaattaaaaaaaagatggagAGCGAAGGTATAGAAAAAGggacattttttaaactaaaaacacGAGGAACACCTATCTCTATTAGAGTTGGAGCTCCCAATTTAAAGAGTAACAGAAGCAGTAAACAACTTTCTCTTCAAACAGTCATAGAACTGCAAGTCTCTCTTGAACTTTCTGATAATGCAACTAAAAAACTTTGTTCTACAATTAGAACTGGATTAAATAGAAGAGACTCTGTGGAAGGAAATATAGTTCAAAAACTAGATAATCTTAAAGAACAACTAGATGAATTTTATAGCGTAGAACAAATTGAATTTGTTTCTAACCAGAATGAAGCTATCATAAGAGatttagtatatattaaaaatccCTCTGATTTAATCCTGCATATTATCAAAGAAAGAGGTTTAAATCCATGTGTAGGTTTTGTACGAGTTTCCTTAGATGGTGGAGGAGGCTTCCTTAAAGTTGTTGTGAATGTTTTTGAAGAACAagaatctgaaaataaatttatgaatagtGGCGTTCAAAAAGTTCTTATTATAGCGATTGTTGAagatatttctgaaaaatatgaaaacctTAGATTAGTGCTTGATAAACTTAATCTTGAGGATGCAAACTATTATATTGCTTTTGATCTTAAATGTGCCAATGTATTATTTGGTCTTTCATCGCACGCAGGTAAAAAAGCTTGTTTGTGGTGTAGTGGCAAATGTACGCTTGATATAGGTACTCTTAGAACTATTGACAATCTTGATTCCTGTTATGaagcatatattaaaaatggatCTATCAGATCGTCCATGAAGGAATTTGATAACATTGTGAACAAACGCCTAATATATCTTAACACTGATAAAAGTACTTTTCTAGAAAATTTAGTTGCTCCACCTGAGCTGCATCTTCTCATTGGAGCAGTAGATAAAATAGCAGGGTTTCTTTTAACTGAGTGGGATGGTTTTGAGTTGTGGTTGAAAAAAcactttataattaaaagagGATATCATGGAGTTGGTTGGGATGgtaataatgcaaataaaattttaaaattgattgatGAACTTCAACATGAAGTGCAACTTAAAGTACCTTATCTACTTCCTGTAATCCAAAGCTTAAGAGCTTTTAAATCTGTAAAAGAAGCTTGTTTTGGAAGAAATCTCGATCCTGACTCAGAACACAAAATAGCGTTGTTTAAAGATGCTTTTTTATGCCTACAAGAGACAGCTTCTTCACTCGGAAAGACACTAACAGTGTCATGGAAAATCCATATTATATGCTGCCATGTTTTTCCTTTTGTAAAGCATGCAGGATGCGGCTTGTCAAAGTATGCAGAACAGTGTGGTGAGGCGATTCATGCAAAGTTTAAGCCTACGTGGCAAAGATATAAACGTAATATAGATCATAAAGATTATGGAGATAGATTAAAAACTGCTGTTGTTGATTTTGGaattaaaagattataatatTGTATAGTTATAGAAATTATgctttgtaaaatttttcaattttattatattgtaaaataaagcTGCCTTAGAAAATTTTGTGGGATTAGAGCAAAGGGACAAATATAACCCACAATTTTAGACATCCCATGCCCACCTGTGTTAAATaggttttcaataaaaacttttttactgacataaactaaatcaaaattaatcaatagatttcaaatttcatcaaCAAATACTTTGGCATTCAAGAGTTGTGGCCATGTAAAATTAACAACCCCCTCATTTTTGTTGTTGGGGGAGGGGGTTCATAGTTTTGTGATTTTTTCACTCTAAGCaagtaaaactaattttaaatatgattaaatCATGTTAGTATAATGAAAACAATActtaatcagtaaaaaaatcCCAGGTGACACTCCATCAAACCTAATATGCCTTCTGGTCCACAGTGCCAATTGAACAACTATTATACAATTccattttaattgataattcaATAACACAAAATGAGTTAAAAACTCTCATACATGATGTAAATGGTGTTATAATATCACAACCATCtatatcaagaaaaattaaaaagataggGATGAGTCGAAAAAGACTCTCTTTGATTCCAATTGAAAGAAATGATATAGAAAAAATCAACGCAAGAATTATCTATGCAGCCGAGATATCAAGAATCGGGAATAAAAATCTCGTGTTTCTTAATGAAACTGGTTTTAATCAGCATACGAAAAGAAGATATGGTTATTCACCTATGAATATAAAAGCCTTTGTTGCTGTTCCAGCAAATAAATcggttaataaaagtttaatatgtgCTATTGATTATAATAGGATCATTGGTTATAAATATAGAACAGGCTCTTATAATGGAactgaatttattaattttatttcagtgTTGGCTCCATATTTCGCATCGCACCCGAATAGCATTTTAATTATGGATAATGCCAGAATTCATAAAACTCATGAAGTTCAAAGAGTATTAAGTTCTCTTAATAttccatttaaatttattgtgcCTTATTCTCCTGAATTGAATCCAATTGaggaatttttttcaatgtttaaatCAAGATATTGTGCAATACGAAGAGCAAATCCAACATTAACAATTGAACAATGCTTAGATTTGGTGGCATCATCTGATAATGATTATTCATTACAATGCCATGGATTTTATGAAAATGTGAGAAGATGGGTTGAAAAGGCTCAAAACGGTGAAcaattcatttaattaaataaataatacaatttttttatttaaaattttattaagtttttaataaaaattgtcaataattttgaatatatgTGACTATAATTTTGAATACAAGtgattataattttgaataaatctgattataattttgaatagatctgattataattttgaatagatgcgattataattttgaatacaagtgattataattttgaatacaagtgattataatttttaataacccTGTAAATTGACGCAACTCGTAAGCTTTAAATCCACTTTTCTATGtcatattatatgaaaaaaatgatggaaactactttaaaatattaaaaaaaaaacatgaaattttgaatataattaaacaaaattactgaataatttcaaaaaaattctgtaCAAAGCTAGAAAACCTAATTGTCGTACTTTGCCCCGGCGTCTTGCTTTGCCCCAGGTTACCCTAACtagttgttttgatttagttcATAGGTATATTTACTGTGATGTACTTTATCCATTTAAGTACATTCTTAAGTagcaattatattataaaataacacaaattataataaaattttttatattataatatgtaatttttaaactatgtaaAGAGATATTTAGAGACACAATCTTAATGCCCcgctttgttaaaaaaaaagtaaactttaaaatctttgtGACACCAACAACACtaaattgttgttgttgatgtcACAAACAGCGATATATCTAAACCCAACTTAAAAATACTATGAACTCCAATTGTTACTTTATACGCAGCTATTCTAActctaattaaatattatttatataacattactTTAACATCTagttaagaaatatattttttatataaactttataaaccaCTCTAAACAAGAAGCAattttattagtgtttttaaaacttaaatccgataataaaactaaatctaaTTCACTTAAAGGTTGAGGAAAAACTATCTTTATAcgcaatattaaaatatcattttaattttatttatttttagattcaATTTTATTCTTAGGTATTTCTACAGACGGACTAGACGtaccctagatccgcccctgattaataataaatttgtatatataaaataaaaatttacgttgttaatttaatgaaataataaatttcgaATTCAAGGTCTTCAAAACTATGATATTTTATGCCATTTTTGCGccaaaaatattc encodes:
- the LOC136075788 gene encoding uncharacterized protein LOC136075788, with protein sequence MRPSCSYLKRVLSSCGWDSLVNERVVKLVSSLNERLTKEDPVYGSWNVKNISEATVWCDASSLAVGIVLEVAGEIVEDCSVITVVGWLSSLIIGDKPVRVHGLGEPLVRRRLSLIEDLVKECNIKIKLFLVKSAENKADALTRIPQNWLHSNHSAMTANIVPPDVKSFHNLHHFGVNRTLYLMKQTYPKEKVCRKDVESVVKSCERCLSVNPAPIRWEEGNLKEQVCNLEKATERESCYTHCYRTVCFRLEEIFRERGPPWQVLLDNGKTFRSKLVGELCADWGVSILFRCAYRPSGNGIVERHHRTIKRMTARSGKDPLKMIYWYNIAPRKNGEKTSLPYKAIFSYEWKPHTISAKTKAEVLHNYTQGQEVFVKPPDSKCTSEWNRGRVSDEGRGVSIEINGLPRHMLDVRPAPIVADLSIRESEEPIADNLNLRRSTRVRRFPNKYADFVI
- the LOC136076696 gene encoding uncharacterized protein LOC136076696; this encodes MNTYMMVIKNIMSFPNVICGSCKRNLYLLKSGHTSRGSWGLQVAKIDWANRRRSSDPCLGVTIPTFSEPKVAENVCIICFLVTGRGISHQCTQAAAVDNLIGHCLQLGEYAEQIASALIKKKMESEGIEKGTFFKLKTRGTPISIRVGAPNLKSNRSSKQLSLQTVIELQVSLELSDNATKKLCSTIRTGLNRRDSVEGNIVQKLDNLKEQLDEFYSVEQIEFVSNQNEAIIRDLVYIKNPSDLILHIIKERGLNPCVGFVRVSLDGGGGFLKVVVNVFEEQESENKFMNSGVQKVLIIAIVEDISEKYENLRLVLDKLNLEDANYYIAFDLKCANVLFGLSSHAGKKACLWCSGKCTLDIGTLRTIDNLDSCYEAYIKNGSIRSSMKEFDNIVNKRLIYLNTDKSTFLENLVAPPELHLLIGAVDKIAGFLLTEWDGFELWLKKHFIIKRGYHGVGWDGNNANKILKLIDELQHEVQLKVPYLLPVIQSLRAFKSVKEACFGRNLDPDSEHKIALFKDAFLCLQETASSLGKTLTVSWKIHIICCHVFPFVKHAGCGLSKYAEQCGEAIHAKFKPTWQRYKRNIDHKDYGDRLKTAVVDFGIKRL
- the LOC136075789 gene encoding uncharacterized protein LOC136075789, with translation MSRKRLSLIPIERNDIEKINARIIYAAEISRIGNKNLVFLNETGFNQHTKRRYGYSPMNIKAFVAVPANKSVNKSLICAIDYNRIIGYKYRTGSYNGTEFINFISVLAPYFASHPNSILIMDNARIHKTHEVQRVLSSLNIPFKFIVPYSPELNPIEEFFSMFKSRYCAIRRANPTLTIEQCLDLVASSDNDYSLQCHGFYENVRRWVEKAQNGEQFI